Below is a genomic region from Nitrospirota bacterium.
ACGTAACCCATGTAGTATGGAATATAGACTAACCCTATTACTCCTATGGTAAGGAGATTGATTGCGAATGCCACGGATATGTGCTGATAATAAGTATTCTGCCGCTTCAATACCTTTAAAAACATTTTGAGCAGGATAAATACAATAAGAAAAACAAATATGAGCCCCATAACGCCGAAATCAAAAAACAGGGACAGATAGATATTGTGGGCATGTGATATCATTTGCGGGATGGTGACGAACTTAAAGCCTGCTATCCCCAAACCGAAAAGCGCCAGTTCTCTCCTGCTGATTTCCTTGAAGCCGGTCTTCCAGTAGCCTATCCTTTGTCCCATGGAACTCTGGTCCTGCGCGCTTACGTTGATAATCCTGGGGTCTCTTTTCTTGGGACCGGTTATAATGATTATAGACAGTATAATAGTCACAAATGTTGCAAGGACAATAAAACTGTTGCGGAAAAAATTCTTTCTTAACTGCGAGCTGACAAATACAAATACGAAAGAAATCCCTATAAGCGACCACATACCGGATTTTGTTCCGGTGAGGAATACAACCACCATGAGCATTACAATTATTATCCGTATAAACAGTCTTTTTAATTTTTTCTTTTCCGTCAGCATCAGGCCCATGCCCGCATAAATTATCGTATCAAGCACCATGGATGTTTCCTGCGGGCCGAGAAAAAATCCATGGACTGATTCTATCCCTTTTTCAGGGGGCCTTGCTGAAAGGTCCAGGCTGAGCCAATCAAATATTTTTACCGAGGTTAATGTTATGAGGCCGGAAGAATTGCTTGCCATGAGATACAAAATCCAAAGCGACTGAAGGGCAAGTGACACGCCTGAAAAAAGAAAACACCACATCAGCCTTCTGTGAAAGGCTTCATCATTGGTGATGATAATATGAAACAGGAAATAAAAGAGTGAAATATCCACAAGGAGATACATTAAATAGTACAGGTTAAAATCTACATCAGCCGGGCTCCAGAATATGGTGAAAACAGCGTAGCTTACAAGGAGAAGAACCGGGATAAACAACGGATTTTTGAAGGTTTTTTTACGGGAATTTACAATGGTACTAATAAAAAAGGATAGGGTGGCAAAAATTGACAGATAAGGCAGCAGGGGGATTGCATCTCCCCTGACATAGCCCTGCACGGTTAAATAAATAGCCGGATATTTGATGCCCATGAAAGGGATTAAAAAAACAAACATATATGCCCACCACCGCTGTCTGAGATGAAGAAAGACTGCCAGGGCAAACACAATGGAAAATATAACGACCAGATACCACGGGATGAAAATACATGACAATCCTATTCCCAACGAAAACAGAATTATTCCGGCCAATCTTGGATTGAAAATATTATAAGTGTTTACCATACAAAATAAACCGGATGTCCGTCTTTAATAAATTTATATGCATGCGCCTGTCCTCCGGGATTTAATATATTGATGTCTTTCAGATTAATTCCCCTGAACAGTTCCGCAAGTTTTTTGTATGAATAATAAGCCAGTTTTTTATGTGATTCACCGTCGTTAAGAGGGTTGTTTATAAGTCCTGTATTGCCGAAATATCCGTTTGTCTTGCCTTTGAATCCGCTCCATTCAATTAACCTCACCCAGAATATTTTTGACACACCCTGACTCAGTGAATGAAGATATAATTTAACAAGTTCGCCTGCGTGCTGTTTTTCTGAAACCGGGCCTAATTCCATCGGGCTTCCGCTGTAAGATGCCATCTCGGTAATCCAGATAGGGACGGCCTGATAACCGGCCTTGTTCAGCTTTACCCTTGCGTTCTGCACATATTCAGTCAACTGCTCAAGATTCTGCATATACCTGTCTACGTGCAGAAACCAATGGATATCAAATACATCAAAATAACGCTCTTTGCCTTTCTGTTTTTCCAATAACTGAAACACATCTGTCCAGAACTTACCGTCCAGGGCAGTTGGATGAGAGGCGCCGCCGATAACCACCATGGCATCAGGGTTTGCGCGTTTGATTGCCTGATAGGACACTTTAAGCAGGGTCAGGTAATTTTCAGGCGTATCCGGCCAGAATAGTTTATTGTCAGGTTCGTTTTCAATCTGCCATGCCTTAACAAAAGGGTATCTCCTTACGGTCTGCTGTAAGAAGTTTTGGTATGCCGTAATATCCTTAACTAATTTTTTACTTCCGCGTCCCCGTCCTCTGCCCTGGTCCCAGTGATTGAAAGTGCTGATGTTGACTATTGTTTCAATATTACTGCGGTGAGTTTCATTTAACGCATCATCTGTTCGGGACCAGTCAAATTCTCCTTTTTCAGGCTCCGCCATGTCCCAGATAAGGGCTGTTTTGCCCGCATGGCGGACCCAGCAGGCTCCCACATCCGCCAGTCTTTCGTCAAACTTATCAATATCGTGGATACCGAACGGCGAATCCTTGCAATTTGAAACAGCCTGCTTTGTCTGTTTATCGGCAGACTGACTTGTAATTTCTCTTACGAATAACGGCACACCGCCTAATTTTAAACGCACCTTTTTATTGTCGGCAGGCAGATTGTATGATTTAAATGCAGGTCCGCCGGTCTTGATATCCTTGCCTGATGCGGCATCCGGAACTAATTCCGTTACTTCAACCTGCGCTGAACCAACAGGCAGTTCTACGGTTATTTCACTTCCCTGTGTAATTGCGGCAGTTTCGGCCTGCTTTGGTTTTGTAAATCCTCCTTTTTCAAGCAGGGTGATCGCCTTATCCAATAACCTGATACTCTCCTGTTTATCGCCGTTTTGTCTGGCAATACGGGATTGTTCAAGAACAGACATTACCTCGGAGAGATCCGCCCCTTCTTCCTCCCTTTGCTTTATCAGCCTGCGCATCTGTTCTCTTTTTTGTGACATTTCCGAATAAGCGGAATTCTCAGAACCTCCCGTAATTCTTTCTTTGGGGTATAGCGGATTAACAAGACAAACAACTATCAGCAGGAAAAAAATACCAGCGGCATATAACATCTTTTTAGAATAAAATATCATGTTATCTTCCTCATTGCTTATTTTTTTCCTTAATCTTTTCATTGGCATTTTGGAGGTTATCACGGATCAGGCTGAGAAGACGCTGTTTTAATACAGGTTCTTTTTCAGAAAGATTTGTCTGTTCAAAGGGGTCTTTTTTCAGATTAAAAAGAAGGGACTTTCCGTCTTTAAAATAATATATTAATTTATGGTCGCCTTCCCAGACGGCAATAGTCCCTTTGTTAATTTCCTGACGAATCCGGTTGCTGTGAAGAGCCATAGAAAAATGAGGAATTTGCGGAAGGGTCTTCCCCCGCATGAGCGGCATCAACGAACGCCCTTCCATCCATGATGGCGCCGGTAAATTCGCCATATCCAGAATGGTAGCCGGGATGTCTATCTGTTCTACCACATCGTTAATAATCCGCTCTCTGTTCTGCCCGGGTTCTTTAATAATAAGAGGGATATGGGTCACATGTTCATAGAGATGCTCGTTGAAGTGTCCAAAATCGTCAGGGTCAAAACCTTCACCGTGGTCTGCCGATAAAATAATAACCGTATTTTCCAATTTATTTCTTATTGCTAACTCTCTGATGAAACCCTTGAATTGCTCATCGCAATACCTGATGAATTCATCATAGCGGGACCTTATGGTTTCAATGTCCGGTTGTTTTTTCAATGCGCCTTTCTTGAGAAAAAACTCGGTTTGTGTTTTTTGCGTCCTGAATTTATGTGAAGGGTCAAACATTCCCATATACGGAGCCGGCGGCAGGTAAGGGTCGTGCGGCGGCAGGATATGAAGCCAGGCAAAAAAAGTCTCAGGCTGCTCCGAATCCAAAGTTGAGAGCAATCTTTTGAAAACATCTTCAGGCGGCGCTGTTGTCTTAGAGTAATCCCGGGAGATTGTCATCAGCAATTTGTATAAAATGAAATCTTTCTTTACCAGCCAGTCATGCAGTCTGATTTTATTGCCGAATGTCTGATACAGAAATTTATTTATAAATTCGTACAAGGAAGCAGGCTTTTCAAATTCAGTCGGCAGAGGGGCAGCATCAAAACTTTCAGACATGCCGAATAATTCAACTGATGCATTGGTGTTTTGTATAAAAGCCATATTAAAGTAACCTCTATTTTTCAGCAGCCGCGGGAGATTTTCAGTAGTGCTCCTTAGGGGTTGTGAACCGTCCACATGATAAGTCTGATGCGTCCATAGTCTTTTGCCGGTCATAAGGCTGGCGGTGGTTGACGTTGTATGATTGCTTTCAGCCTCGGTTTTTTTAAATAACGCTGCTGTTTTTGCCCATTCGCTGATAAACGGCGTTGTCTCTTTATAATACCCGTAGACTGACATATTACGCGCTGTCAGGGCATCAAAAGTAACTAAAATAATATTGGGCTGTTTTTTGTATATATTGGAGTCCGGACGCATCTCCTTAGATATTACATTATGCTTTTCCTTCAGCCATGTATGATAAATTACCAACGGAAAGGAGAGTACAAGCCAGATGCCAAACAACAGCACAAGCGGGGTAATCAGTTCATGAACGGCAGACAGCTTATTGCGGGAAAGCCTGGTGAGAAAAATTGATATAAGAACTGTACAAAATAAAACTGCCATTTTTAATTGTAATGTTGTTTTTTGCTGGAACAGGAGCAGTTTGGCAGTCCAGATTATTACCAACAGCAATCCCAGAACGCTTATAAAAAACAAAAGATATTCCGTATTGATTTTCCATTTAGCACGCAGGAAAAACCATTCTAATACCCTGAGACACACCCATATGAAAAAGGCTGTAAATGAAGCTATGACGCCCCAAAGGATTGTTATAAGGGCAATACTCGGCAGGAACTCGGAAAATGACGCATAAAACCTGAACCCGTCCCAGCGAAAGAATACATCGCCCATAAGAATAAGGGAAAAAATTACAAAGATTATCCGGAAAAGCTTCCAGTAAGAAACCGAGGTTTTCATTTTATTGCTCTCTTTCATGCTTAATCCCACAGAGGACCGTCTTTCCCGTAGATCTGCGAGCAGATATTGCAGGGCGCGATATCTTTACAGTTCTTATTTATCATGGCATTCCTTACCTTATTAAACTTTTCGTTATTATAAATTTCCAACAGCGAGCCTTTTTCAATATTCCCGACTCCAACTAAATTGTCATAATCCCAGCAGCATAATGCAACATCACCGTTCCAGTAGAATAACATAAGATAAAATGTCTGCATGCACCTGCTTAATTGCTTCTCACCCAGCACTCCTCCCTGGAATGAGGTTTTCTGCACTAAAAAATTATGCGCTTTTTTGATGAATATTCTGTCTGCCTTATCGCCCCACAGTTTTTTGTAGTCATCAACTTCGTGCAGATTATCTTTGATTACCACCATCTGCAGGGTCACATGGATATTTTTAGCCGATTCTTTTTTTCTTTTTAAAAAATTCAGTATATTTTTTTCTACGGTTTCGTATTTAAGACCATGTCTGATATTTTCGTAAGTTTCTTTTGATGCCCCGTCAACACTGAAGGTAATTGAGTCAAGCCGTGAATTCAGGATATTATCAGCCTTCTCTTCATTTAAGAGCATGGCATTAGAATTAAAATGGATATGGCTTTTCTTCAGTTTTGTTTTGATATGCTCTATTCTTTTAAATAGCAGGGGGTCCATCAGGGGTTCGCCGTCTTTGTGCAGGATTATCTTCAGTCCGCCGCCTTCAATCCGTGTGCATTCGTCAACTATTTTTTCAAATATGTGCCATGGCATGTAGCCTTTTGGCCTGGTCATTTTCAGGTAAGGGCACAGGATACATTTTGCATTGCAGAAATTGGTAACCTCAATATGAATTGCCCTGGGTATATAAAGACCGCTGAACTGTCTGTGTTTTATAATGTTAAGTATATAGTTATGGAATGGCAGTTTAAAATACAAGTTTGCCTTAGTCCTCGCAATGAAACCCCGCATGCTCATTTTATCAGCGCCTCTCTCTATGTTTTATGGGCTGTTTCCAACACCGTCAGCCACCGTCTTGCAGCTTCTTTTAAATTATAAATCTGCTCTGCCTTTTTCCTGCCGTTTTTGGCAAGCCTGTCCCGCAATTCAGGCGAAGCGGCTAATTTCAGAATAGCGTTTCTTAACGCCCCTTCATCATTTACCGGCACAATTATACCGTCTGCACCGTCTTCTATTATTTCCTTCGGACCAGCGCAGCCGGTTGCAATCACCGGAAGCCGGCATGCCATTGCCTCAATTATCACGACTGAAAAATTTTCATGATAAGACGGCACGATAAGCATATCAGCGTTTTGATAAATTGATACCAAATCTTTCTGGTTTTTTGTAAAACCAAGATATTTAACAGGGTAGCGCTCATTCTCCATGCTTACTATTTCATTTTCAAAAGGACCTCCGCCGGCAACCTGAAACTCAATATTTTCCCACTTATTATTTTTTATCAAACTAATAAGCAGCGGCAGTCCTTTTATCTTTACAAGCTTGCCTATATACAGCACCTTCAATTTATCAGAAGCGGGTTTACTGTCTGGCGGTGCGAATAACCCGGTATCTATGGAATGCGGGATATGAAAGCCTTTTGCGCCGTATTTTGCAACACCTTCAGTTGCTGATTTGGTTACACCGGCAGATACCATACCGTCTAAGAATTTATGCCAGGCTTTTCTCTGTGCAGGGAAATAAATTTTTTCAGGAAACCTTTCTCCGTCCCAAAAAGGCCAGGACGTATAGAATATACATCTGTGTCTGGACTTTAACCGGTTCAGCAAAAATATGACTATACTGTATGGCGCCGCCCCTATTATAATGGTTTTATTTTTAGATAAGAGCAGTTTTATTAGATTAAACATATTTGTAATAATGCGGGGAAAAAACAGTTTGTCTTCATAGCCCCGCAAAATTGTCATGATTTGCCTGAAGAATGAAAATTCAATAAATTTAATTTTTATCATATCCTCTTTTATCATGTAATTAAATACCTCGCTGAAACTGAAGTGCCTTACAGGAAGAGGCTGAAGGCTTATGACTTCATATTTTTTTTTCATTGTAGTTTCTTTTTATTTATTTTCTGTCCGAAAAAGATTTGTCTGAAGCGCGCCTTCCTGAATCAGTTCTTCCACGCGCATTAATGTCATCACATAGTGACACGGATATTTCAAAATGTATTTCTCAAATATTTTAGCAAATCTTGCAGTATTTAAAGCCAGGGTTTTTTCTTCGTCTTCAGCCGGTTCTAATTCAAAAGGCGGCTCTATAATTATCTTGTGAGTGTCGTCTTTCTGCCTGATAATAAAAGTGGGCAGAATAGGGGCTTTTGTCATGAGCGACAGCTTAAATGTGCCCGGTGAAAAAAATGCTTTTTGATTAAAAAAATTCACCGGAATCATTTTACTTGCCTCACTGCCGTCAAATGCAATAAATAATATTTCATTTTTCCGGAGCACTCTTAACATGTTCCGTGTAGACTGTCCGATTACGATAAAATTAATCGGCTGTTTTTCCGATTCCTTTACCCGCTGGTTGAAAATCCTGCGGTATATCGGCCTCTGTTTGTCTATTAAAGGCGGCCCTGCAGCCTGATGAATCTTATAGCCTTTAAAGCCTAATACAAGAGGGGGGAGGAGATGGGAGCCGAAATGGGCAGTAAGCAGAATGGCGCCGCTGCCGTTTTTTAAGGCATTCTCAAGATGCTGCATCCCGTCAATAGAGACCATTTGTCCGGTTATTTCATGATTTAATTTTCCCCAGTAAAGGTTCTCCATATGTCTTTTGCAAAATACCTGTATGCCTTTATACGCTATTTTCTCAATTTCTTCCTGTTTCAACGGCGCGGTTTTGCTGAATAACAATGAGATTTCCCGTGTTATTATTTTTTTCTTTTTTTTGGAAAATTTATACATGACAATACCGCCGACACCGCCGAGAAGAGTAACCAACCTCAGGGGGAGGCGCTGTATCAGACTGCGGAAGGGAAACCAGACAAACCAGAGAGGGATGTCGGTGAAAAGCAGTGACTTTAGATTTCGTATCATTTCGCAGATTTTATTGTATTTGCCTGTTCAGTGTGTTTAAGATATCATCTACGGCAGAAAGGACGTCTTCAACTGTGATATCGTTCATGCATGCATGAAATCGTTTATTAAGGCAGGAGTTTTCATCACAATTGTCCCTGCATGAAAAATCTTTTTCCACTATCCTGCTGATATTTCCATACGGAGCGTCCCAGTAACTTTTTGACGGCCCGTGCAAAACAACAACAGGCGTTTTCATTGCGGCCGCAATATGCAATGGTCCGCTGTTGTTGCATAGAAATAACAGTGATTCCGATAGGACCCCTGCAAGTTCTCTTAAACTGAGTTTTCCTGCCAATGATATTGGCTTGTGTTTCATAATGCTGATGATATTCTCAGCAAGCCCGGTCTCCTCGTGAGAGCCAAAAATAATCAAAGGTATGTTATATTTTTCAATTAAAGAATCATACAATTCCGCATACCGCTCTGTGAGCCATCTCCTCAGCGGATGTCTGGCCCCGGGATGGACAGTGATAAATGGCTTTGTTATTCCGTGTGATTCCATAATTTCTTTAATTTTCCCCTGTTCGGATTCTGTTAAATAAATCCCCCATTCAATATCCTTGACTTCACATCCTAAATATTTTATCAGGTCCAGATGATATTCAAGTTTATGTTTCCTGCTTGCATATGGAACGACATGGTCCA
It encodes:
- a CDS encoding glycosyltransferase family 9 protein; amino-acid sequence: MYKIVNKKKLFATIIADIIGNAVFFPKRIFRKEKSIDRNVKEILIIRTAYIGDAVMALPMLKPLKTKFPEAHITFLTSEKAKDIFFNNPYITETIAYDPFWFYNSSKGKYIRFIREMMKRRFDIVIEARGDIRELLLIAFPLKAKVKIGFGFGGGAFILDHVVPYASRKHKLEYHLDLIKYLGCEVKDIEWGIYLTESEQGKIKEIMESHGITKPFITVHPGARHPLRRWLTERYAELYDSLIEKYNIPLIIFGSHEETGLAENIISIMKHKPISLAGKLSLRELAGVLSESLLFLCNNSGPLHIAAAMKTPVVVLHGPSKSYWDAPYGNISRIVEKDFSCRDNCDENSCLNKRFHACMNDITVEDVLSAVDDILNTLNRQIQ
- a CDS encoding lysophospholipid acyltransferase family protein, which encodes MIRNLKSLLFTDIPLWFVWFPFRSLIQRLPLRLVTLLGGVGGIVMYKFSKKKKKIITREISLLFSKTAPLKQEEIEKIAYKGIQVFCKRHMENLYWGKLNHEITGQMVSIDGMQHLENALKNGSGAILLTAHFGSHLLPPLVLGFKGYKIHQAAGPPLIDKQRPIYRRIFNQRVKESEKQPINFIVIGQSTRNMLRVLRKNEILFIAFDGSEASKMIPVNFFNQKAFFSPGTFKLSLMTKAPILPTFIIRQKDDTHKIIIEPPFELEPAEDEEKTLALNTARFAKIFEKYILKYPCHYVMTLMRVEELIQEGALQTNLFRTENK
- a CDS encoding O-antigen ligase family protein — translated: MVNTYNIFNPRLAGIILFSLGIGLSCIFIPWYLVVIFSIVFALAVFLHLRQRWWAYMFVFLIPFMGIKYPAIYLTVQGYVRGDAIPLLPYLSIFATLSFFISTIVNSRKKTFKNPLFIPVLLLVSYAVFTIFWSPADVDFNLYYLMYLLVDISLFYFLFHIIITNDEAFHRRLMWCFLFSGVSLALQSLWILYLMASNSSGLITLTSVKIFDWLSLDLSARPPEKGIESVHGFFLGPQETSMVLDTIIYAGMGLMLTEKKKLKRLFIRIIIVMLMVVVFLTGTKSGMWSLIGISFVFVFVSSQLRKNFFRNSFIVLATFVTIILSIIIITGPKKRDPRIINVSAQDQSSMGQRIGYWKTGFKEISRRELALFGLGIAGFKFVTIPQMISHAHNIYLSLFFDFGVMGLIFVFLIVFILLKMFLKVLKRQNTYYQHISVAFAINLLTIGVIGLVYIPYYMGYV
- a CDS encoding cellulase family glycosylhydrolase, yielding MIFYSKKMLYAAGIFFLLIVVCLVNPLYPKERITGGSENSAYSEMSQKREQMRRLIKQREEEGADLSEVMSVLEQSRIARQNGDKQESIRLLDKAITLLEKGGFTKPKQAETAAITQGSEITVELPVGSAQVEVTELVPDAASGKDIKTGGPAFKSYNLPADNKKVRLKLGGVPLFVREITSQSADKQTKQAVSNCKDSPFGIHDIDKFDERLADVGACWVRHAGKTALIWDMAEPEKGEFDWSRTDDALNETHRSNIETIVNISTFNHWDQGRGRGRGSKKLVKDITAYQNFLQQTVRRYPFVKAWQIENEPDNKLFWPDTPENYLTLLKVSYQAIKRANPDAMVVIGGASHPTALDGKFWTDVFQLLEKQKGKERYFDVFDIHWFLHVDRYMQNLEQLTEYVQNARVKLNKAGYQAVPIWITEMASYSGSPMELGPVSEKQHAGELVKLYLHSLSQGVSKIFWVRLIEWSGFKGKTNGYFGNTGLINNPLNDGESHKKLAYYSYKKLAELFRGINLKDINILNPGGQAHAYKFIKDGHPVYFVW
- a CDS encoding radical SAM protein gives rise to the protein MRGFIARTKANLYFKLPFHNYILNIIKHRQFSGLYIPRAIHIEVTNFCNAKCILCPYLKMTRPKGYMPWHIFEKIVDECTRIEGGGLKIILHKDGEPLMDPLLFKRIEHIKTKLKKSHIHFNSNAMLLNEEKADNILNSRLDSITFSVDGASKETYENIRHGLKYETVEKNILNFLKRKKESAKNIHVTLQMVVIKDNLHEVDDYKKLWGDKADRIFIKKAHNFLVQKTSFQGGVLGEKQLSRCMQTFYLMLFYWNGDVALCCWDYDNLVGVGNIEKGSLLEIYNNEKFNKVRNAMINKNCKDIAPCNICSQIYGKDGPLWD
- a CDS encoding glycosyltransferase family 4 protein, with protein sequence MKKKYEVISLQPLPVRHFSFSEVFNYMIKEDMIKIKFIEFSFFRQIMTILRGYEDKLFFPRIITNMFNLIKLLLSKNKTIIIGAAPYSIVIFLLNRLKSRHRCIFYTSWPFWDGERFPEKIYFPAQRKAWHKFLDGMVSAGVTKSATEGVAKYGAKGFHIPHSIDTGLFAPPDSKPASDKLKVLYIGKLVKIKGLPLLISLIKNNKWENIEFQVAGGGPFENEIVSMENERYPVKYLGFTKNQKDLVSIYQNADMLIVPSYHENFSVVIIEAMACRLPVIATGCAGPKEIIEDGADGIIVPVNDEGALRNAILKLAASPELRDRLAKNGRKKAEQIYNLKEAARRWLTVLETAHKT
- a CDS encoding sulfatase-like hydrolase/transferase, with the protein product MKTSVSYWKLFRIIFVIFSLILMGDVFFRWDGFRFYASFSEFLPSIALITILWGVIASFTAFFIWVCLRVLEWFFLRAKWKINTEYLLFFISVLGLLLVIIWTAKLLLFQQKTTLQLKMAVLFCTVLISIFLTRLSRNKLSAVHELITPLVLLFGIWLVLSFPLVIYHTWLKEKHNVISKEMRPDSNIYKKQPNIILVTFDALTARNMSVYGYYKETTPFISEWAKTAALFKKTEAESNHTTSTTASLMTGKRLWTHQTYHVDGSQPLRSTTENLPRLLKNRGYFNMAFIQNTNASVELFGMSESFDAAPLPTEFEKPASLYEFINKFLYQTFGNKIRLHDWLVKKDFILYKLLMTISRDYSKTTAPPEDVFKRLLSTLDSEQPETFFAWLHILPPHDPYLPPAPYMGMFDPSHKFRTQKTQTEFFLKKGALKKQPDIETIRSRYDEFIRYCDEQFKGFIRELAIRNKLENTVIILSADHGEGFDPDDFGHFNEHLYEHVTHIPLIIKEPGQNRERIINDVVEQIDIPATILDMANLPAPSWMEGRSLMPLMRGKTLPQIPHFSMALHSNRIRQEINKGTIAVWEGDHKLIYYFKDGKSLLFNLKKDPFEQTNLSEKEPVLKQRLLSLIRDNLQNANEKIKEKNKQ